A single region of the Ignavibacteriota bacterium genome encodes:
- a CDS encoding DUF4160 domain-containing protein: protein MPEISRFLGIVIAIYYREHGKPHFHAEYGDYRITVEIETGTVNGYFPPRALRHVLEWCELHKQELLDDWNLAIQRKPLKKITPLE, encoded by the coding sequence GTGCCTGAGATAAGTCGTTTTTTAGGAATTGTTATTGCAATCTATTACCGCGAACATGGGAAGCCACATTTTCATGCAGAATACGGTGACTACAGAATCACTGTCGAAATTGAAACAGGAACTGTCAACGGATATTTTCCACCAAGAGCATTACGACATGTTCTCGAATGGTGTGAATTACACAAACAAGAACTTTTAGACGATTGGAATTTAGCAATACAAAGAAAACCACTTAAGAAAATTACTCCTTTAGAATAA
- a CDS encoding DUF4395 domain-containing protein, whose protein sequence is MKSIIQFGETVEGYSIPVLNEREIRAAAGILFLFMFISILVVMFKGDFYLLKYAVTIFLTDILIRVFVNPKYSPSLIIGRLIVRNQTPEYVGAQQKKFAWYFGVFLGTLMFVFLVLVNSYSPITGLSCFICLIFLFFETAFGICLGCKVYSLVYKEKAQYCPGEVCDVKSRQEIQKTSGVQFLIVLGFAAFIFLTVHLFNDSFAKQPYDLFGLFETEQPH, encoded by the coding sequence ATGAAAAGCATAATACAATTCGGAGAAACGGTAGAGGGATATTCCATCCCGGTGTTAAATGAGCGGGAGATACGGGCGGCGGCGGGAATCCTGTTCTTATTTATGTTCATCTCGATTCTTGTTGTCATGTTCAAAGGGGATTTTTACCTGCTCAAATATGCCGTGACAATATTCCTAACCGATATTCTCATTCGTGTTTTTGTGAATCCGAAATATTCCCCCTCCCTCATCATCGGGCGATTGATTGTACGAAATCAAACACCCGAATATGTCGGCGCTCAGCAAAAGAAGTTCGCTTGGTATTTCGGCGTGTTTCTGGGAACGCTGATGTTCGTTTTTCTTGTGCTGGTAAATTCGTACAGCCCTATAACAGGACTTAGTTGTTTCATCTGCCTGATATTTTTATTCTTTGAAACGGCATTCGGTATCTGCCTTGGGTGCAAAGTCTATTCATTGGTGTATAAAGAAAAAGCGCAATACTGCCCCGGCGAAGTCTGCGATGTGAAATCACGTCAGGAGATTCAAAAAACTTCCGGCGTTCAATTCCTCATCGTTCTCGGATTTGCTGCGTTCATTTTCCTCACGGTCCATCTGTTTAACGATTCGTTCGCCAAGCAACCGTACGACTTGTTCGGTCTGTTTGAGACAGAACAACCTCACTAA
- a CDS encoding NADH-quinone oxidoreductase subunit N has translation MHIADNGLTSILPVLSVTILSLLVLLIESLLKDNEKISFWVSTLGLLVSGAVSVFTLSWRGVAFNGMISVGGFGSLFAVLFIFAALFTIILSRDYLQKTYKRLGEFYLLILFAVLGMMLMAAANDLIVLFLGIELMSICLYVLAGFLRQNQKSNESAMKYFLLGAFATGFILYGIALIYGSAGTMNLFTIVQNASLLMSQKIFLAGLGLLMIGFAFKVAAVPFHMWVPDVYEGSPTVVSGFMSTGAKAAAFSAFLLVFAHQAFGGENFKLALSVIAAASMVLGNIVAISQSNIKRMLAYSSVAHAGYMLAGLAASNALGKTGVVFYLAAYTFMNLGAFGIISLFEKKSEKNLTIDDYAGVANKKPFLAALMAVFMFALSGLPPFAGFLGKYYVFAAAVNADLTWLAILGVLTSAIGAYYYLRIVVMMYFKEGGMEAPARISGLSLAMLSIVAFMIFELGIFPSTLLNTITNVF, from the coding sequence ATGCACATTGCGGACAACGGACTCACATCAATTTTACCTGTTTTATCAGTTACCATTCTCTCGCTTCTTGTTCTTCTTATTGAATCGCTCCTCAAAGATAATGAAAAAATTAGTTTTTGGGTAAGCACACTTGGCTTGCTCGTCAGCGGCGCTGTTTCGGTCTTCACACTCAGTTGGCGTGGTGTGGCATTTAACGGAATGATTTCAGTCGGAGGGTTCGGAAGTCTCTTTGCCGTTCTCTTTATCTTTGCAGCGCTGTTTACAATTATTTTATCAAGAGATTATCTACAAAAGACCTACAAACGACTCGGTGAGTTTTATCTGCTCATCCTGTTTGCTGTTCTTGGTATGATGTTGATGGCGGCGGCAAATGACCTTATCGTTCTCTTCCTTGGAATAGAATTGATGTCAATTTGCCTTTATGTTCTTGCAGGGTTTTTACGTCAGAATCAGAAATCAAATGAATCGGCGATGAAGTATTTCCTTCTCGGCGCGTTTGCAACCGGATTTATTCTCTACGGAATCGCACTCATTTATGGAAGCGCAGGAACAATGAATCTCTTTACCATTGTTCAAAATGCTTCTCTTTTGATGTCTCAAAAGATTTTTCTTGCCGGACTCGGTTTATTGATGATTGGCTTCGCGTTCAAAGTCGCGGCAGTTCCGTTTCACATGTGGGTTCCCGATGTGTATGAAGGTTCACCGACGGTCGTTTCGGGATTTATGTCAACGGGGGCGAAAGCGGCGGCGTTTTCAGCGTTCCTCCTCGTGTTTGCACATCAGGCGTTTGGCGGGGAGAATTTCAAACTTGCTTTGTCTGTTATCGCCGCGGCTTCAATGGTTCTCGGAAATATCGTTGCGATTTCTCAATCAAACATTAAAAGAATGTTAGCGTACTCAAGCGTCGCTCATGCAGGATATATGCTTGCCGGACTTGCCGCCTCAAACGCATTAGGAAAAACCGGAGTCGTGTTTTACCTCGCCGCTTATACGTTTATGAATCTCGGTGCGTTCGGCATCATCTCTTTATTTGAAAAAAAGAGTGAAAAGAATCTTACGATTGATGATTACGCGGGAGTTGCAAACAAGAAACCATTTCTTGCCGCATTGATGGCAGTCTTCATGTTCGCACTATCGGGACTACCCCCGTTTGCCGGATTTCTCGGAAAGTATTACGTCTTTGCCGCCGCAGTGAACGCAGACCTAACATGGCTTGCAATTCTCGGAGTTCTCACAAGCGCAATCGGAGCATATTACTACCTCCGAATTGTCGTGATGATGTATTTCAAAGAAGGTGGGATGGAAGCGCCCGCTCGGATTTCCGGCTTGAGTTTAGCAATGCTTTCGATTGTTGCCTTCATGATTTTTGAATTAGGAATCTTTCCCTCAACGTTATTGAACACGATTACCAACGTGTTCTGA
- the tsaA gene encoding tRNA (N6-threonylcarbamoyladenosine(37)-N6)-methyltransferase TrmO translates to MNLILKPIGIIHTPYKDKFLTPRQPGMDEQQVEGIIELFPHQNFEQALEDLSGFERIWILYWFHKNEDWKPKVLPPRSGKKKRGVFSTRSPHRPNPVGLSLCTLLEINGLTLRVANPDLLDGTPILDIKPYIPYADAFPNSRAGWLDEVSKKIIDYQVKCSSLVKAQADWLESNYNISLLPQASKTLSLDPLPHSFRRTKQRADGTLVLAIKSWRVCYTVNENIVTIERIESGYSLSKLIQSKKEKTPLHDEQAHRAFHKLVSG, encoded by the coding sequence ATGAATCTCATCCTCAAACCCATCGGCATCATCCACACGCCGTACAAAGATAAATTCCTGACTCCGCGACAACCGGGAATGGATGAACAACAGGTCGAAGGTATCATCGAACTCTTTCCTCACCAAAACTTTGAGCAGGCGCTTGAAGACCTTTCCGGCTTTGAACGGATTTGGATTCTCTATTGGTTTCACAAGAACGAAGATTGGAAACCGAAAGTGCTTCCACCAAGGAGCGGGAAGAAAAAGCGGGGAGTCTTCTCCACTCGCTCTCCGCATCGTCCTAATCCAGTCGGACTTTCTCTCTGCACATTGTTAGAAATAAACGGACTCACACTCCGCGTTGCCAATCCTGACTTGCTTGATGGAACTCCCATCCTCGACATCAAACCGTACATTCCATACGCTGATGCCTTTCCTAATTCCCGTGCAGGTTGGCTCGATGAAGTATCGAAGAAAATAATTGATTATCAAGTAAAATGTAGTTCTCTTGTCAAAGCACAAGCAGATTGGCTCGAATCGAACTACAACATTTCCTTACTTCCTCAAGCGAGTAAAACACTTTCGCTCGATCCTCTCCCTCATTCGTTTCGTCGGACAAAGCAACGTGCGGACGGAACTTTAGTTCTTGCAATAAAATCATGGAGAGTTTGCTACACAGTGAATGAGAATATCGTCACCATCGAAAGAATTGAAAGCGGATATTCTCTATCGAAACTCATTCAATCAAAGAAAGAGAAAACACCGTTGCATGATGAACAGGCGCATCGGGCATTTCATAAATTGGTGAGTGGATAA
- a CDS encoding YfbU family protein: MKLTLTERLILANQYLILEALYPQEADYYIKAREAIEYGYELEYDNLSENLNKGNNVMTKEECLEVIDILTMFDTLKISFERLSDKSGIEQSQIEFLGFDGNNEIKQMAYAQYFCTGTIPRFTNLNRGDNFNSHMPTLSRYRAMLIEWKKLPRDRNLTKDEILKITSVYN; encoded by the coding sequence ATGAAACTTACATTAACCGAAAGATTGATTCTTGCAAATCAGTATTTAATCCTTGAAGCACTTTATCCACAAGAAGCTGATTACTATATTAAAGCTCGTGAAGCGATTGAATATGGATACGAATTGGAATATGATAATTTATCTGAAAACCTTAATAAAGGTAATAACGTGATGACCAAAGAGGAATGTCTTGAAGTGATTGATATTCTAACCATGTTTGATACATTGAAAATTTCATTTGAAAGATTATCTGATAAATCAGGGATTGAACAATCACAAATTGAATTTTTGGGATTCGACGGGAATAATGAAATTAAACAAATGGCATATGCTCAATATTTTTGCACAGGTACTATTCCAAGGTTCACGAATCTTAATCGCGGAGATAATTTTAATAGCCACATGCCTACACTTTCAAGATACCGAGCTATGTTAATAGAATGGAAGAAGTTACCACGAGATCGGAACTTAACAAAGGACGAAATTCTGAAAATTACTTCTGTATATAATTAG
- a CDS encoding ABC transporter permease, producing MKYSRIKPIIKKEFRQILRDKRSLGVLLVIPALLIVLIGYALNFDVKHISVVVFDQDKSSESRNFIQSFTTSEYFHVKRYVENYSEVNTLLNTGDALVAMVIPPNFSEELFAGRAIQLQILVDGSNANTATTVLGYVNAIAEMYSAKITTSMMTRVGQKFSAPIDLRPRIWFNPELSSSKFLLPGLIAMVLMLSAVISTSLSVVREKEKGTMEQLTVSPMLTSEIIIGKTIPYFLVSLIGSAIILVIGYLLFDVEIRGSIVWLYVGIMLFLFCALGQGLLVSAVSPNQQVAFMISVFSSLLPTFMLSGFIFPIRSMPLFLQWVSALVPTKYFLVVARGVMLKGTSPFVYWEQYVFLFLFALFTLTLSAVKLLKSKPV from the coding sequence TTGAAGTACAGTCGTATCAAACCCATCATCAAAAAGGAGTTCAGGCAAATTCTCCGCGATAAACGTTCGCTCGGAGTGCTGTTGGTGATTCCCGCGTTACTGATTGTCTTGATTGGCTACGCGCTCAACTTCGATGTCAAACATATCAGCGTTGTTGTGTTTGACCAGGACAAAAGTTCCGAAAGCAGAAACTTCATTCAGAGTTTTACGACTTCAGAATATTTCCATGTGAAGCGGTACGTGGAAAATTATTCTGAAGTAAACACCTTACTCAACACAGGCGATGCGCTTGTTGCGATGGTCATTCCACCGAACTTTTCGGAAGAATTGTTTGCAGGAAGAGCAATTCAATTGCAGATACTCGTTGATGGTTCCAACGCAAATACTGCTACGACCGTCCTTGGATACGTGAATGCGATTGCGGAAATGTACTCTGCAAAAATCACAACAAGCATGATGACGAGAGTCGGGCAAAAGTTCTCCGCTCCGATTGATTTGCGTCCACGAATCTGGTTCAACCCGGAGTTATCGAGTTCAAAGTTCTTGCTTCCCGGCTTGATAGCGATGGTGCTTATGCTTTCTGCTGTGATTTCGACATCACTTTCGGTCGTTCGCGAAAAAGAAAAAGGAACGATGGAGCAACTCACCGTCTCGCCGATGCTCACAAGCGAAATTATCATCGGGAAAACAATTCCGTATTTTCTTGTTTCTCTTATCGGCTCGGCTATCATCCTCGTCATTGGTTATCTTTTGTTCGATGTTGAAATCCGCGGAAGCATTGTATGGCTTTATGTCGGGATAATGTTGTTTCTTTTTTGCGCGCTCGGTCAGGGGTTATTAGTTTCGGCTGTTTCGCCGAATCAGCAAGTGGCGTTCATGATTTCGGTCTTTTCCTCTCTTCTGCCGACCTTCATGTTGTCAGGATTCATATTTCCCATCCGGAGTATGCCCCTCTTTCTGCAATGGGTTTCTGCGTTGGTGCCGACAAAATATTTTCTCGTCGTTGCACGCGGCGTCATGTTGAAAGGAACAAGTCCGTTTGTGTATTGGGAGCAATATGTATTTCTTTTTCTCTTTGCGCTGTTCACGCTCACACTGAGTGCAGTCAAACTCTTGAAAAGCAAACCGGTATGA
- a CDS encoding DUF2442 domain-containing protein, with translation MIPQVLHAKYLKDYTIWIQFKDGTEGEIDLRDELWGEMFEPLLNIEEFKKFRVDPELGTIVWDNGADLAPEFLYDNVNVPSEVF, from the coding sequence ATGATACCACAAGTTTTACATGCAAAGTATCTTAAAGACTATACAATTTGGATACAGTTCAAAGATGGAACGGAAGGTGAAATAGATTTACGTGATGAATTGTGGGGTGAAATGTTTGAACCCTTACTCAACATAGAAGAATTCAAAAAATTTCGTGTTGACCCTGAACTTGGAACTATAGTTTGGGATAATGGCGCAGACCTTGCACCCGAATTCCTTTACGATAATGTAAATGTTCCATCAGAAGTTTTTTAA
- a CDS encoding VOC family protein encodes MKNYINWFEIPVADFERAKLFYETIFGFKLEAMEMMGTNMAFFPAEPGAASGSLCKGENYKPSMDGTLVYLNGNPDLSAVLNKVEGAGGKVILPKTQITPEIGHMAMFIDCEGNKIALHSNG; translated from the coding sequence ATGAAAAACTACATCAATTGGTTTGAAATTCCAGTAGCGGATTTCGAACGCGCAAAACTGTTCTACGAAACAATCTTCGGCTTCAAGTTAGAAGCAATGGAAATGATGGGAACGAACATGGCATTCTTCCCCGCCGAACCCGGCGCCGCAAGTGGTTCGCTCTGTAAAGGAGAAAACTATAAACCGAGTATGGATGGAACACTCGTCTATCTCAATGGCAATCCTGACTTATCGGCAGTGTTGAACAAAGTCGAAGGCGCGGGCGGAAAAGTTATTCTTCCCAAAACCCAGATTACTCCTGAAATTGGTCACATGGCAATGTTCATTGATTGCGAAGGAAACAAAATCGCCCTTCACTCAAACGGTTAA
- a CDS encoding ABC transporter permease, with the protein MRTILHIIRKEFWQLRRDKRMLALSFMAPLLQLILLGYAATTDIREIPIAVYDLDKSYHSREFVSKFTNSGYFVIQQEVNSFKQIDEVIDDGSVWLVLVIPPTFGNDILARRTVPVQLIADGSDANSVNVSLGYASQIIGKYSRSIMSQMLERTNVGLKPVSFSPQVRVWYNAELKSKNFMVPGVVAMVLMIVTMTLTSIGVVKEKESGTLEQLLVTPIKPYQLILGKLLPFVIIGLADVSIVLTVARFWFEIPMRGSLLLLYGLSALFILTTLGLGLFVSTISRNQQQAMMTAQFFIFLPFIYLSGFAFPIENMPEVIQYITYIIPLRYYITIIRGVLLKGNTFSELLPETLALLAFGVSILTLSVLRFRKKIT; encoded by the coding sequence ATGAGAACGATACTTCATATCATCCGGAAAGAGTTCTGGCAACTCCGCCGCGATAAACGGATGCTTGCGCTTTCGTTCATGGCGCCGCTTCTGCAGTTGATTCTGCTCGGATACGCCGCGACGACAGACATCCGGGAAATACCGATTGCTGTCTATGACCTTGATAAATCGTATCATAGCAGGGAGTTCGTTTCGAAGTTCACTAACTCAGGATACTTTGTGATTCAGCAGGAGGTGAATTCATTCAAACAAATTGATGAAGTGATTGATGATGGTTCAGTCTGGTTAGTGCTCGTTATTCCGCCGACATTCGGGAACGACATTCTTGCACGCCGAACAGTTCCGGTTCAACTCATTGCAGACGGGAGCGATGCTAACTCTGTGAATGTTAGTCTTGGATACGCATCTCAGATTATCGGGAAGTATTCACGCAGTATCATGTCGCAAATGCTGGAACGAACGAATGTCGGATTGAAGCCGGTAAGTTTTTCTCCGCAAGTTCGTGTTTGGTACAATGCGGAATTGAAGAGCAAGAACTTTATGGTGCCGGGAGTTGTCGCAATGGTGCTGATGATTGTCACCATGACACTCACTTCCATCGGCGTTGTGAAAGAAAAAGAATCCGGGACGCTCGAACAATTACTCGTCACGCCCATCAAACCGTACCAATTGATTCTGGGAAAACTGCTTCCGTTTGTCATCATCGGATTGGCGGATGTTTCAATTGTGCTGACTGTTGCGCGCTTCTGGTTTGAAATCCCGATGCGGGGAAGTTTGTTGCTTCTGTATGGATTGAGCGCGCTCTTTATTCTGACAACACTCGGACTCGGTTTGTTCGTCTCCACAATCTCCCGCAACCAACAGCAGGCGATGATGACGGCGCAGTTCTTCATCTTCCTGCCGTTTATTTATCTTTCCGGCTTTGCCTTCCCGATTGAAAACATGCCGGAAGTTATTCAATACATCACCTACATCATTCCGCTGAGATATTACATCACGATTATTCGGGGTGTGCTACTGAAAGGAAATACATTCAGTGAGTTGCTTCCCGAAACATTGGCTCTCCTTGCGTTCGGTGTTTCGATTCTGACGCTGAGTGTACTCCGGTTCAGGAAGAAAATCACTTAG
- a CDS encoding YdeI/OmpD-associated family protein, whose product MSLVNNEAKKLIDEYIEELPDFSREICIKLRELIHATDPDIVEDWKWGPNFNKQGMICGFSAFREHVTFTFFEGASMKDPKKLFTDGQSNAHNRGIKYRTVSEIDEKTVIKYIQEAVAINAQGIKKIERTIIIPDDFKQAMKIAHVLDKFESSNYTNRKEYVNWIESAKKLETRESRIQKAVDKIAQGIKFS is encoded by the coding sequence ATGTCGCTTGTAAATAACGAAGCCAAAAAACTGATTGACGAATATATTGAAGAACTTCCCGATTTCTCACGGGAGATTTGCATTAAACTCCGCGAACTTATCCACGCAACAGACCCGGATATTGTTGAAGATTGGAAATGGGGACCGAACTTCAATAAGCAGGGAATGATTTGCGGGTTCAGCGCTTTCCGTGAACATGTTACGTTCACATTCTTTGAAGGCGCTTCGATGAAAGACCCGAAGAAACTCTTCACCGATGGTCAATCGAACGCGCACAACCGCGGAATAAAGTACAGAACTGTTTCCGAGATTGATGAGAAAACAGTCATCAAGTATATTCAGGAAGCGGTTGCTATCAATGCTCAGGGAATAAAGAAGATTGAAAGAACAATCATCATCCCGGATGATTTCAAACAGGCAATGAAAATTGCTCACGTGTTGGATAAGTTTGAATCCTCAAACTATACTAACAGAAAAGAATATGTGAATTGGATTGAAAGTGCAAAGAAACTTGAGACACGGGAATCACGTATTCAAAAGGCAGTTGATAAAATTGCACAAGGAATTAAATTCAGTTAA
- a CDS encoding DUF2238 domain-containing protein — translation MQRIPRIHLAFLSIFFLTLIWSAINPKEYFTWLLEVFPALIGIAILIYTYNRFRFTNLTYTLILLHSMILFVGGHYTYAEVPLFDWLRDLFHQTRNNYDKVGHFAQGFVPAIIARELFIGLNVVVKKGWLFFLVTSVCLAISAVYEFIEWLAALLTGEAADAFLGTQGYIWDTQSDMLYAFVGAIVAQLLLSGTHNKLINK, via the coding sequence ATGCAACGCATTCCCCGCATTCATCTTGCATTTCTTTCTATTTTCTTTCTTACTCTGATTTGGTCGGCAATCAATCCGAAAGAGTATTTCACGTGGTTGTTAGAAGTCTTTCCTGCGTTGATTGGTATTGCAATTCTCATTTACACCTACAATCGCTTCCGATTCACAAATCTTACCTATACACTCATTCTTCTTCATTCGATGATACTTTTTGTCGGCGGACATTACACCTACGCTGAAGTTCCGTTGTTTGATTGGCTTCGCGATCTGTTTCATCAAACAAGAAACAACTACGACAAGGTTGGTCACTTCGCACAGGGATTTGTTCCTGCAATCATCGCACGGGAATTGTTTATTGGATTGAATGTCGTTGTGAAAAAGGGTTGGCTCTTCTTCCTCGTTACATCAGTCTGTCTTGCAATTAGTGCAGTGTATGAATTTATCGAGTGGCTCGCTGCGCTCCTCACCGGCGAAGCGGCTGATGCGTTCCTCGGTACGCAGGGATATATTTGGGATACTCAATCGGATATGCTGTATGCTTTTGTTGGAGCGATTGTTGCTCAGTTATTACTCAGTGGAACGCACAACAAACTTATCAACAAATAA
- a CDS encoding type II toxin-antitoxin system RelE/ParE family toxin, protein MARKVIWSSNALDDRLNILEYWSTRLGNKLYSQKLDKEFIALCRFLSQFPFMGRRFRDENERCFVKGNYLIVYQVSDNGIEILHVWDTRRNPEELIL, encoded by the coding sequence ATGGCTCGAAAAGTAATTTGGTCTTCGAATGCATTAGATGACCGGCTGAACATTCTTGAGTATTGGTCAACGAGACTTGGTAATAAACTGTATAGTCAAAAATTAGATAAAGAATTTATTGCCCTTTGTCGTTTTCTTTCTCAATTTCCATTTATGGGAAGACGATTTCGAGATGAAAATGAACGGTGCTTTGTAAAAGGAAATTATCTTATCGTGTATCAAGTAAGCGATAATGGTATTGAGATTTTACATGTTTGGGACACGAGAAGAAATCCTGAAGAGTTAATACTCTAA
- a CDS encoding NAD(P)H-hydrate dehydratase: protein MERAVTSDEMRSFDGYAINRLNIPSLLLMENAGKGVVQKMNEQFGDLSVKLVYILCGKGNNGGDGFVVARHLLIHGSKVEVILTCKPNELKGDPLTNFNILKSLLSKSSESTESRKSRESHKSRSGVVQFSSLKKMKMLQPPDIIVDALFGTGFKGELNGKYKSLVEWANELPAKRVSIDIPSGVNADNGVAEGVAFKADITVTMALKKIGLTLNQGRSYGGHLEVVDIGVPTDLPIVGKFQTYIIEQKDVQATLPVRSFNVHKHSVGKILVLAGSVGLTGAAAMVSESAMKVGAGAVVLGTPKSVYSILAKKLTEVMTEPLDSTDEGSLSQSSLPEIEKLLQWADMLVLGPGLSRNQETQQLIQHLVSTSTKPMLIDADGLNAIAENPSCLKKRKTKEVILTPHTGELSRIIKLSSEEIEKNRIEIARRVAKEFKVTLVLKGAPTVTATHEGKVFINSTGNPGMATAGSGDVLAGLIAGLWGQGMTSDEAAWCGVFLHGKAGDLAKVKYGEKSLLATDIKTFVPEAIRHVELGLH, encoded by the coding sequence ATGGAACGTGCCGTTACCTCAGATGAAATGCGTTCGTTTGATGGCTATGCCATTAACAGGCTGAACATCCCAAGTTTGCTCTTGATGGAGAACGCCGGAAAGGGTGTTGTCCAAAAGATGAACGAGCAATTTGGTGATTTGTCCGTCAAACTTGTTTACATTCTCTGCGGGAAAGGAAATAATGGAGGAGATGGATTCGTCGTTGCCCGGCACCTGTTGATTCATGGTTCAAAAGTGGAAGTAATTCTTACATGCAAGCCGAATGAACTGAAAGGCGACCCGCTCACAAACTTCAACATCCTAAAATCACTTTTAAGTAAATCAAGCGAATCAACCGAATCAAGGAAATCAAGAGAATCCCATAAATCCCGGTCAGGGGTCGTTCAATTTTCTTCTTTGAAAAAAATGAAAATGCTCCAACCACCCGACATTATTGTTGATGCACTCTTTGGTACGGGATTCAAAGGTGAGTTAAACGGGAAGTATAAATCATTAGTTGAATGGGCGAATGAACTTCCGGCAAAAAGAGTAAGCATTGATATTCCATCAGGAGTGAATGCAGACAACGGAGTTGCAGAAGGAGTTGCTTTCAAAGCCGATATAACCGTAACAATGGCGCTCAAGAAGATTGGGTTAACTCTTAATCAAGGAAGAAGTTACGGCGGACATTTAGAAGTGGTGGATATTGGTGTTCCTACCGATTTACCCATCGTTGGAAAATTTCAAACCTACATCATTGAGCAAAAAGATGTTCAGGCAACACTACCGGTTCGTTCTTTCAATGTTCATAAACATAGCGTTGGAAAGATACTCGTGTTAGCCGGTTCAGTCGGGTTAACAGGCGCGGCGGCAATGGTTTCCGAATCTGCAATGAAAGTGGGAGCAGGAGCAGTTGTTCTTGGAACTCCAAAATCGGTTTATTCAATTCTCGCAAAGAAACTGACTGAGGTTATGACTGAACCGTTGGATTCAACCGACGAAGGAAGTTTAAGCCAATCATCGCTTCCTGAGATTGAAAAGCTTCTTCAGTGGGCTGACATGTTGGTGTTAGGTCCCGGGCTTTCGAGAAATCAGGAAACACAACAACTGATTCAGCATCTTGTTTCAACATCAACCAAACCGATGCTGATTGATGCCGATGGATTGAATGCGATTGCGGAAAATCCTTCATGTTTGAAGAAACGAAAAACAAAAGAAGTCATTCTTACACCGCACACAGGAGAATTAAGCCGAATCATCAAACTTTCTTCAGAAGAGATAGAGAAGAATCGGATTGAAATTGCACGAAGGGTTGCGAAGGAATTCAAAGTAACGTTGGTCCTCAAAGGCGCACCGACAGTGACTGCAACACATGAAGGAAAAGTATTTATCAACTCAACCGGAAATCCGGGAATGGCGACGGCGGGTTCAGGCGATGTGTTGGCAGGACTTATTGCCGGATTGTGGGGACAAGGAATGACCTCCGATGAAGCGGCTTGGTGCGGCGTGTTTCTCCATGGAAAAGCGGGAGACCTTGCAAAAGTGAAGTATGGTGAGAAAAGTCTGTTGGCAACAGATATTAAAACCTTTGTACCGGAAGCGATTCGGCATGTTGAGTTGGGG